A single window of Drosophila suzukii chromosome 3, CBGP_Dsuzu_IsoJpt1.0, whole genome shotgun sequence DNA harbors:
- the LOC108007748 gene encoding prolyl 4-hydroxylase subunit alpha-2 isoform X2 — MFRACVLVCLLYGVALSTEKQVELSRVAHGYALSQAHMLPLLSLREEATRHLRNYATVLTKRLTQVKLAIKQLEDLVKSKPSSDTVATFKQTREFYVDWRKWLNFLKEKHGYKEIFKLQSLRHIMPTKIDYDEALYGIHRLQSTYRLDPAEMSVGLLKGRQNRCKKFKAVDCLMIGSVYYLNEDFQDAERWFQLAFEKYHRDPNSKQFDIFGWSEDFILKLLMKAAQSSGRFKTALEYAEQALAIDRSHSFWQQQIPRLKNLSLTPEPPKPEQIIKYLFKPACRMEYPAKKYLRCHLLFSSPFLQLAPIKVEELNLDPPINIYHNLIHNEEIVLIKALSNPHLRRTTTYTSSGELIEDFSNIRTSKSMRLKDNAHKLVKNLNQRVMDATGLSVVESEDLQISNYGIGGHFSEHQDAVPSTYSKEFCVSGNRIITALFYLSDVELGGETVFPFLDLRVPTQKGSLLVWYNLLLNGTSDWRAAHISCPVLMGDKWIATKWFREYPQMFIRPCPLKIKPLPEYISNTLNKFLKEQF, encoded by the exons ATGTTTCGGGCTTGTGTTCTTGTATGTTTACTGTATGGAGTTGCCCTAAGCACCGAGAAACAAGTAGAACTATCAAGAGTTGCGCATGGGTATGCTTTATCCCAGGCTCACATGTTGCCATTGTTGAGTCTGAGGGAAGAGGCGACTAGGCACCTAAGAAACTATGCAACAGTCTTAACTAAGCGGTTAACCCAAGTCAAACT GGCAATTAAGCAATTGGAGGATCTCGTTAAGTCAAAACCTTCGTCCGATACAGTAGCCACCTTTAAACAAACCCGAGAATTTTATGTTGACTGGCGAAAATGGTTAAATTTTCTAAAGGAAAAACACGGTTATAAGGAAATTTTCAAATTACAAAGCTTACGACATATAATGCCCACGAAAATTGACTATGACGAGGCTCTTTATGGCATACATCGCCTTCAATCAACTTACAGACTCGATCCGGCTGAAATGTCAGTTGgtttgctaaaaggaaggcaAAATAG ATGCAAAAAATTCAAAGCTGTGGATTGCCTCATGATAGGCTCAGTATATTATTTGAACGAGGACTTCCAGGATGCAGAGCGTTGGTTCCAGCTGGCTTTTGAAAAATACCACAGGGATCCAAACTCTAAACAATTTGATATCTTTGGATGGTCcgaagattttattttaaagctgcTAATGAAGGCAGCTCAGAGCTCTGGCCGATTTAAGACCGCTTTAGAATATGCCGAACAAGCGTTGGCTATCGACCGTAGCCACAGTTTTTGGCAACAACAAATTCCTAGGCTGAAAAACTTGAGTTTGACACCCGAACCTCCGAAACCGGAACAAATCATTAAATATCTATTTAAGCCGGCTTGTCGCATGGAATATCCAGCTAAGAAATATTTGCGTTGCCATCTTCTATTTTCCTCGCCGTTTCTTCAGTTGGCACCTATAAAAGTAGAGGAGCTAAACCTCGATCCAcctataaatatttatcaCAATCTCATCCATAACGAGGAAATTGTTTTGATTAAGGCTCTGTCAAACCCGCACCTGAGGCGTACTACAACTTACACCTCCTCTGGTGAACTGATTGAAGATTTTTCTAATATTCGCACTTCCAAATCTATGCGTTTAAAAGATAATGCTCATAAGTTagtgaaaaatttaaatcaacgTGTAATGGATGCCACAGGCTTAAGTGTGGTGGAGTCTGAGGATCTGCAGATTAGTAACTATGGCATTGGTGGACATTTTTCTGAACACCAGGATGCTGTACCATCAACTTATAGTAAGGAATTTTGTGTCTCCGGCAACCGCATTATTACAGCATTGTTTTAT ctAAGCGATGTAGAGCTGGGTGGTGAAACTGTATTTCCCTTCTTGGACCTAAGAGTCCCTACACAAAAAGGATCCTTGTTGGTGTGGTACAATCTTTTATTAAATGGAACCAGCGATTGGAGAGCTGCACATATATCTTGTCCCGTTTTGATGGGGGATAAGTGGA TTGCCACCAAATGGTTTCGGGAATATCCCCAAATGTTTATTCGGCCTTGTCCATTAAAGATAAAGCCATTGCCTGAATATATTAGTAATACtttaaataagtttttaaaggaacaattttaa
- the LOC108007748 gene encoding prolyl 4-hydroxylase subunit alpha-2 isoform X3, whose amino-acid sequence MFRACVLVCLLYGVALSTEKQVELSRVAHGYALSQAHMLPLLSLREEATRHLRNYATVLTKRLTQVKLAIKQLEDLVKSKPSSDTVATFKQTREFYVDWRKWLNFLKEKHGYKEIFKLQSLRHIMPTKIDYDEALYGIHRLQSTYRLDPAEMSVGLLKGRQNRCKKFKAVDCLMIGSVYYLNEDFQDAERWFQLAFEKYHRDPNSKQFDIFGWSEDFILKLLMKAAQSSGRFKTALEYAEQALAIDRSHSFWQQQIPRLKNLSLTPEPPKPEQIIKYLFKPACRMEYPAKKYLRCHLLFSSPFLQLAPIKVEELNLDPPINIYHNLIHNEEIVLIKALSNPHLRRTTTYTSSGELIEDFSNIRTSKSMRLKDNAHKLVKNLNQRVMDATGLSVVESEDLQISNYGIGGHFSEHQDAVPSTYSKEFCVSGNRIITALFYLSDVELGGETVFPFLDLRVPTQKGSLLVWYNLLLNGTSDWRVDHISCPVLMGDKWIATKWFREYPQMFIRPCPLKIKPLPEYSKP is encoded by the exons ATGTTTCGGGCTTGTGTTCTTGTATGTTTACTGTATGGAGTTGCCCTAAGCACCGAGAAACAAGTAGAACTATCAAGAGTTGCGCATGGGTATGCTTTATCCCAGGCTCACATGTTGCCATTGTTGAGTCTGAGGGAAGAGGCGACTAGGCACCTAAGAAACTATGCAACAGTCTTAACTAAGCGGTTAACCCAAGTCAAACT GGCAATTAAGCAATTGGAGGATCTCGTTAAGTCAAAACCTTCGTCCGATACAGTAGCCACCTTTAAACAAACCCGAGAATTTTATGTTGACTGGCGAAAATGGTTAAATTTTCTAAAGGAAAAACACGGTTATAAGGAAATTTTCAAATTACAAAGCTTACGACATATAATGCCCACGAAAATTGACTATGACGAGGCTCTTTATGGCATACATCGCCTTCAATCAACTTACAGACTCGATCCGGCTGAAATGTCAGTTGgtttgctaaaaggaaggcaAAATAG ATGCAAAAAATTCAAAGCTGTGGATTGCCTCATGATAGGCTCAGTATATTATTTGAACGAGGACTTCCAGGATGCAGAGCGTTGGTTCCAGCTGGCTTTTGAAAAATACCACAGGGATCCAAACTCTAAACAATTTGATATCTTTGGATGGTCcgaagattttattttaaagctgcTAATGAAGGCAGCTCAGAGCTCTGGCCGATTTAAGACCGCTTTAGAATATGCCGAACAAGCGTTGGCTATCGACCGTAGCCACAGTTTTTGGCAACAACAAATTCCTAGGCTGAAAAACTTGAGTTTGACACCCGAACCTCCGAAACCGGAACAAATCATTAAATATCTATTTAAGCCGGCTTGTCGCATGGAATATCCAGCTAAGAAATATTTGCGTTGCCATCTTCTATTTTCCTCGCCGTTTCTTCAGTTGGCACCTATAAAAGTAGAGGAGCTAAACCTCGATCCAcctataaatatttatcaCAATCTCATCCATAACGAGGAAATTGTTTTGATTAAGGCTCTGTCAAACCCGCACCTGAGGCGTACTACAACTTACACCTCCTCTGGTGAACTGATTGAAGATTTTTCTAATATTCGCACTTCCAAATCTATGCGTTTAAAAGATAATGCTCATAAGTTagtgaaaaatttaaatcaacgTGTAATGGATGCCACAGGCTTAAGTGTGGTGGAGTCTGAGGATCTGCAGATTAGTAACTATGGCATTGGTGGACATTTTTCTGAACACCAGGATGCTGTACCATCAACTTATAGTAAGGAATTTTGTGTCTCCGGCAACCGCATTATTACAGCATTGTTTTAT ctaAGCGATGTAGAGCTGGGTGGCGAAACTGTATTTCCCTTCTTGGACCTAAGAGTCCCTACACAAAAAGGATCCTTGTTGGTGTGGTACAATCTTTTATTAAATGGAACCAGCGATTGGAGAGTTGACCATATATCTTGTCCCGTTTTGATGGGGGATAAGTGGA TTGCAACCAAATGGTTTCGGGAATATCCCCAAATGTTTATTCGGCCTTGTCCATTAAAGATAAAGCCATTGCCTGAATATAGTA AGCCATAA
- the LOC108007748 gene encoding prolyl 4-hydroxylase subunit alpha-2 isoform X1, producing MFRACVLIYLLYGVALSTEKQVELSRVAHGYALSQAHMLPLLSLREEATRNLRNYATVLTKRLTQVKLATKQLEDLVTSKPSSDTVATFKQTREFYVDLRKWLNFLKEKHGYKEIAQLQSLRHIMPTKIDYDEALYGMHRLQSTYRLDPAEMSVGLLKGRQNRCKKFNAVDCLMVGSVHYLNEDFQDAERWFQLALEKYHRDPNSKQFDIFGWSEDFILKLLIKAAQSSGRFKAALEYAEQALAIDRSHSFWQQQIPRLKNLSLTPETPKPEKISKHLFKPACRVEYPVKKYLRCHLLFSSPFLQLAPIKVEELNLDPPINIYHNLIHNEEIVLIKALSNPHLRRSTIYTSSDQLIEDFSNFRTSKSMRFKDSAHKLIKNLNQRVMDVTGLSVVESEDLQISNYGIGGHFSEHQDSVPSTDSKKYWISGNRIITALYYLSDVELGGETVFPFLDLRVPTQKGSLLVWYNLLLNGTSDWRAAHISCPVLMGDKWIATKWFREYPQMFIRPCPLKIKPLPEYISNTLNKFLKEQF from the exons ATGTTTCGGGCTTGTGTTCTTATATATTTACTGTATGGAGTTGCCCTAAGCACCGAGAAACAAGTAGAACTCTCAAGAGTTGCGCATGGGTATGCTTTATCCCAGGCTCACATGTTGCCATTGTTGAGTCTGAGGGAAGAGGCGACTAGGAACCTAAGAAACTATGCCACAGTCTTAACTAAGCGGTTAACCCAAGTCAAACT GGCAACTAAGCAATTGGAGGATCTCGTTACGTCAAAACCTTCGTCCGATACAGTAGCCACCTTTAAACAAACCCGAGAATTTTATGTTGACTTGCGAAAATGGTTAAATTTTCTAAAGGAAAAACACGGTTATAAGGAAATTGCCCAATTACAAAGTTTACGACATATAATGCCCACGAAAATTGACTATGACGAGGCTCTTTATGGCATGCATCGCCTTCAATCAACTTACAGACTCGATCCGGCTGAAATGTCAGTTGgtttgctaaaaggaaggcaAAATAG ATGCAAAAAATTCAATGCTGTGGATTGCCTCATGGTAGGCTCAGTACATTATTTGAACGAGGACTTCCAGGATGCAGAGCGTTGGTTCCAGCTGGCTTTGGAAAAATACCACAGGGATCCAAACTCTAAACAATTTGATATCTTTGGATGGTCcgaagattttattttaaagctgcTAATTAAGGCAGCTCAGAGCTCTGGCCGATTTAAGGCTGCTTTGGAATATGCCGAACAAGCGTTGGCTATCGACCGTAGCCACAGTTTTTGGCAACAACAAATTCCTAGGCTGAAAAACTTGAGTTTGACACCCGAAACTCCGAAACCGGAAAAAATTAGTAAACATCTATTTAAGCCGGCTTGTCGCGTGGAATATCCCGTTAAGAAATATTTGCGTTGCCATCTTCTATTTTCCTCGCCGTTTCTTCAGTTGGCACCTATAAAAGTAGAGGAGCTAAACCTCGATCCAcctataaatatttatcaCAATCTCATCCATAACGAggaaattgttttaattaaGGCTCTGTCAAATCCGCACCTGAGGCGCAGTACCATTTACACCTCCTCTGATCAACTGATTGAAGATTTTTCTAATTTTCGCACTTCCAAATCTATGCGATTCAAAGATAGTGCTCAtaagttaattaaaaatttgaaccAACGTGTAATGGATGTCACAGGTTTAAGTGTGGTGGAGTCTGAGGATCTGCAGATTAGTAACTATGGCATTGGTGGACATTTTTCTGAGCACCAGGACTCTGTACCATCAACTGATAGTAAGAAATATTGGATCTCCGGCAACCGCATTATAACAGCATTGTATTAT ctAAGCGATGTAGAGCTGGGTGGTGAAACTGTATTTCCCTTCTTGGACCTAAGAGTCCCTACACAAAAAGGATCCTTGTTGGTGTGGTACAATCTTTTATTAAATGGAACCAGCGATTGGAGAGCTGCACATATATCTTGTCCCGTTTTGATGGGGGATAAGTGGA TTGCCACCAAATGGTTTCGGGAATATCCCCAAATGTTTATTCGGCCTTGTCCATTAAAGATAAAGCCATTGCCTGAATATATTAGTAATACtttaaataagtttttaaaggaacaattttaa
- the LOC108007748 gene encoding prolyl 4-hydroxylase subunit alpha-2 isoform X4, with the protein MFRACVLIYLLYGVALSTEKQVELSRVAHGYALSQAHMLPLLSLREEATRNLRNYATVLTKRLTQVKLATKQLEDLVTSKPSSDTVATFKQTREFYVDLRKWLNFLKEKHGYKEIAQLQSLRHIMPTKIDYDEALYGMHRLQSTYRLDPAEMSVGLLKGRQNRCKKFNAVDCLMVGSVHYLNEDFQDAERWFQLALEKYHRDPNSKQFDIFGWSEDFILKLLIKAAQSSGRFKAALEYAEQALAIDRSHSFWQQQIPRLKNLSLTPETPKPEKISKHLFKPACRVEYPVKKYLRCHLLFSSPFLQLAPIKVEELNLDPPINIYHNLIHNEEIVLIKALSNPHLRRSTIYTSSDQLIEDFSNFRTSKSMRFKDSAHKLIKNLNQRVMDVTGLSVVESEDLQISNYGIGGHFSEHQDSVPSTDSKKYWISGNRIITALYYLSDVELGGETVFPFLDLRVPTQKGSLLVWYNLLLNGTSDWRAAHISCPVLMGDKWKP; encoded by the exons ATGTTTCGGGCTTGTGTTCTTATATATTTACTGTATGGAGTTGCCCTAAGCACCGAGAAACAAGTAGAACTCTCAAGAGTTGCGCATGGGTATGCTTTATCCCAGGCTCACATGTTGCCATTGTTGAGTCTGAGGGAAGAGGCGACTAGGAACCTAAGAAACTATGCCACAGTCTTAACTAAGCGGTTAACCCAAGTCAAACT GGCAACTAAGCAATTGGAGGATCTCGTTACGTCAAAACCTTCGTCCGATACAGTAGCCACCTTTAAACAAACCCGAGAATTTTATGTTGACTTGCGAAAATGGTTAAATTTTCTAAAGGAAAAACACGGTTATAAGGAAATTGCCCAATTACAAAGTTTACGACATATAATGCCCACGAAAATTGACTATGACGAGGCTCTTTATGGCATGCATCGCCTTCAATCAACTTACAGACTCGATCCGGCTGAAATGTCAGTTGgtttgctaaaaggaaggcaAAATAG ATGCAAAAAATTCAATGCTGTGGATTGCCTCATGGTAGGCTCAGTACATTATTTGAACGAGGACTTCCAGGATGCAGAGCGTTGGTTCCAGCTGGCTTTGGAAAAATACCACAGGGATCCAAACTCTAAACAATTTGATATCTTTGGATGGTCcgaagattttattttaaagctgcTAATTAAGGCAGCTCAGAGCTCTGGCCGATTTAAGGCTGCTTTGGAATATGCCGAACAAGCGTTGGCTATCGACCGTAGCCACAGTTTTTGGCAACAACAAATTCCTAGGCTGAAAAACTTGAGTTTGACACCCGAAACTCCGAAACCGGAAAAAATTAGTAAACATCTATTTAAGCCGGCTTGTCGCGTGGAATATCCCGTTAAGAAATATTTGCGTTGCCATCTTCTATTTTCCTCGCCGTTTCTTCAGTTGGCACCTATAAAAGTAGAGGAGCTAAACCTCGATCCAcctataaatatttatcaCAATCTCATCCATAACGAggaaattgttttaattaaGGCTCTGTCAAATCCGCACCTGAGGCGCAGTACCATTTACACCTCCTCTGATCAACTGATTGAAGATTTTTCTAATTTTCGCACTTCCAAATCTATGCGATTCAAAGATAGTGCTCAtaagttaattaaaaatttgaaccAACGTGTAATGGATGTCACAGGTTTAAGTGTGGTGGAGTCTGAGGATCTGCAGATTAGTAACTATGGCATTGGTGGACATTTTTCTGAGCACCAGGACTCTGTACCATCAACTGATAGTAAGAAATATTGGATCTCCGGCAACCGCATTATAACAGCATTGTATTAT ctAAGCGATGTAGAGCTGGGTGGTGAAACTGTATTTCCCTTCTTGGACCTAAGAGTCCCTACACAAAAAGGATCCTTGTTGGTGTGGTACAATCTTTTATTAAATGGAACCAGCGATTGGAGAGCTGCACATATATCTTGTCCCGTTTTGATGGGGGATAAGTGGA AGCCATAA
- the LOC108007748 gene encoding prolyl 4-hydroxylase subunit alpha-1 isoform X5 — MVKMLLLFIVLAAGVGLQAKGLVLSAPESYDFAISSESQLSLLKLKETQVKNLQNYNEVLKTHLKKIKLAIKYSEDLLRTPGHNFLFGLKVLRHIYTDWPQYINILKKELGSKEILISQDLLMQQPTSVDFEESLGAVYRLQTVYNLDSYDMAEGILDGKDYKVKKWSIDECLILGLMYQDLKHYNESENWLQLALYYYEDHPNREELKIKLWEHSNLLESLVEANKGLGRYLEAKKFAKDLLSILPNHSYMQKQLPKLEYLQANPIKLTKPKKDHQLQKEICSNRYSKANTNLVCRYVDWTPFLQLAPLKMEELSMETHISIFHGFLGKKDIETLKNASRPKLQRNEHLSWNCSCKIGNLSSSSHDIARKINGLIIDITGFPSKGNQMLEVINYGIAGNYNPDDTAKSTTPNKANTLIFLSDAEKGGEIVFPSRQLKVKPRKGSMLVWVNPKGSVIYHQCPILKGNMWVANKVLN; from the exons ATGGTTAAAATGTTGCTTCTCTTCATAGTTTTAGCTGCTGGCGTTGGCTTGCAAGCTAAGGGCCTGGTTTTATCCGCGCCCGAGTCTTATGACTTTGCAATATCATCAGAATCTCAATTGTCATTGTTGAAGTTGAAAGAAACACAAGTTAAAAATCTACAGAATTATAACGAAGTGTTAAAGAcgcacttaaaaaaaattaagct AGCCATAAAATATTCAGAAGATCTGCTGAGAACACCGGGGCATAACTTTCTGTTTGGACTTAAAGTTTTGAGACACATATACACGGATTGGCCCCAATacattaacattttaaaaaaagaactGGGGTCCAAAGAAATTTTGATTTCTCAAGACTTATTGATGCAGCAACCAACTTCTGTGGACTTTGAGGAATCTTTGGGTGCTGTCTATAGACTCCAAACTGTATATAATTTAGACTCTTATGACATGGCAGAAGGAATATTAGACGGCAAAGATTACAA aGTCAAGAAATGGAGTATTGATGAGTGTCTTATACTTGGTCTAATGTATCAAGACTTAAAACATTACAATGAATCGGAAAATTGGCTGCAATTGGCTCTCTATTACTACGAGGACCATCCCAATCGGGAAGAGCTAAAAATTAAGCTTTGGGAACATTCAAACTTGTTGGAATCTCTGGTGGAGGCCAACAAGGGACTTG GGCGATACTTGGAAGCCAAGAAATTTGCGAAAGACTTGCTTTCAATTCTTCCCAATCACAGTTATATGCAGAAGCAACTGCCGAAACTTGAATATTTGCAAGCGAATCCCATCAAACTTACGAAGCCCAAGAAAGATCATCAGCTTCAAAAGGAAATATGCTCAAACCGTTATAGCAAAGCAAACACAAATCTTGTTTGTCGTTATGTGGATTGGACGCCATTCCTACAATTGGCACCCTTAAAAATGGAGGAGTTGTCAATGGAAACCCATATAAGTATTTTTCATGGGTTCCTCGGTAAAAAAGATATAGAAACATTAAAGAACGCGTCCAGACCAAAACTTCAACGTAACGAACACCTATCATGGAATTGCAGTTGCAAAATCGGAAATCTATCCAGTTCTTCACATGATATTGCTCGCAAAATTAATGGTCTGATAATAGATATCACAGGATTTCCATCGAAAGGAAATCAAATGCTAGAAGTCATCAATTATGGTATTGCTGGAAACTACAATCCCGATGATACTGCCAAATCCACGACTCCCAACAAAGCAAACACTTTGATATTT TTGAGCGATGCTGAAAAAGGCGGAGAAATAGTTTTTCCATCTCGTCAGCTAAAAGTGAAACCTCGGAAGGGTTCTATGCTAGTTTGGGTAAACCCCAAGGGAAGTGTTATATATCATCAGTGCCCGATCCTAAAGGGCAATATGTGGG TGGCTAACAAAGTGCTGAACTGA
- the LOC108007752 gene encoding protein terminus → MFDDEPISNFVFTNDETTQTFHHQWFAQGQLHECPTCYSSIDADEPPSQHWLRGGEGSQGLQLTKQQQAVLDIIEARQIETFFFCDESSKDKLDHFMGETCARGIPELLRWMFQNNTVAVEFNLACYVNALDQVLIFQSGSLKVDHYYDVDECVGVVYEMLMQRIENYLNCSSEFGMAECSITRLKVQVKRIRVNAESQSAESPFFALPLQLKQEEGLTTTSSPSTSESELASLRSAYLKHFRECNGYFPPNMRVNLYGVQQCKTTKELYVVPYHVSETLQQLPNKNFLILNNIMGQFQRLHELSTPVKSIERDPTSSPPKDLHCRRCRAQFSRSSKLHIHQKLRCGQDFSVDSMHADIVEIYEQCLLISRSVFQHACYGITKPKTVMRKGQFVPIECDWRSESSVKVQHGPCVVISNAQHSSPCKFY, encoded by the coding sequence ATGTTCGACGACGAGCCGATTTCCAACTTTGTGTTCACAAACGACGAGACGACGCAGACCTTCCACCACCAGTGGTTTGCCCAGGGCCAGTTGCACGAGTGTCCCACCTGCTACAGCTCCATCGACGCCGACGAGCCGCCCTCCCAGCATTGGCTCCGCGGAGGAGAAGGGTCCCAGGGACTGCAGCTCACCAAGCAGCAACAGGCCGTCCTGGACATCATCGAGGCCCGCCAGATCGAGACCTTCTTCTTCTGCGACGAGAGCTCCAAGGACAAGCTAGACCACTTCATGGGGGAGACCTGTGCCCGGGGAATCCCCGAGCTGCTTCGCTGGATGTTCCAGAACAACACCGTGGCCGTGGAGTTCAACCTGGCCTGTTATGTGAACGCCTTGGACCAGGTGCTGATCTTCCAGAGCGGGTCCCTGAAGGTGGACCATTACTATGACGTGGACGAGTGCGTGGGAGTGGTCTACGAGATGCTGATGCAGAGGATCGAGAACTACCTAAACTGCAGCAGTGAGTTTGGCATGGCCGAGTGCAGCATCACCAGGCTGAAGGTCCAGGTCAAGAGGATTCGGGTGAATGCGGAGAGTCAGTCTGCGGAGTCCCCCTTCTTCGCCCTGCCCCTGCAGCTGAAGCAGGAGGAGGGTCTGACCACCACTTCCAGTCCATCCACCAGCGAATCTGAGTTGGCTAGCCTGCGGTCCGCTTACCTCAAGCACTTCCGGGAATGCAACGGCTACTTCCCGCCCAACATGCGGGTCAATCTGTACGGCGTGCAGCAATGCAAGACCACCAAGGAGCTGTACGTGGTGCCCTACCACGTCAGCGAAACCCTGCAGCAGCTGCCCAACAAGAACTTCCTGATCCTGAACAACATCATGGGGCAGTTCCAGCGGCTCCACGAGCTCTCCACCCCCGTCAAGTCGATCGAGAGGGACCCCACCAGCTCGCCCCCGAAGGACCTGCACTGCCGAAGGTGCCGCGCACAGTTCTCGAGGAGCAGCAAACTGCACATCCACCAGAAGCTGCGCTGCGGCCAGGACTTCTCCGTGGACAGCATGCACGCGGACATCGTCGAGATCTACGAGCAGTGCCTGCTCATCTCGAGGAGCGTCTTCCAGCACGCCTGCTACGGCATCACCAAGCCCAAGACCGTGATGCGGAAGGGTCAGTTCGTGCCCATCGAGTGCGACTGGCGCAGCGAGAGCTCCGTGAAGGTGCAGCACGGCCCGTGTGTGGTCATAAGCAACGCCCAGCACAGCAGCCCttgtaaattttattaa
- the LOC108015795 gene encoding protein terminus: MFDDEPISNFVFTNDETTQTFHHQWFAQGQLHECPTCYSSIDADEPPSQHWLRGGEGSQGLQLTKQQQAVLDIIEARQIETFFFCDESSKDKLDHFMGETCARGIPELLRWMFQNNTVAVEFNLACYVNAMDQVLIFQSGSLKVDHYYDVDECVGVVYEMLMQRIENYLNCSSEFGMAECSITRLKVQVKRIRVDAESQPAESPFFDLPLQLKQEEGLTTTSSPSTSESELASLRSAYLKHFRECNGYFPPNMRVNLYGVQQCKTTKELYVVPYHVSETLQQLPNKNFLILNNIMGQFQRLHELSTPVKSIERDPTSSPPKDLHCRRCRAQFSRSSKLHIHQKLRCGQDFSVDSMHADIVEIYEQCLPISRSVFQHACYGITKPKTVMRKGQFVPIECDWRSESSVKVQHGPCVVISNAQHSSPCKFY, encoded by the coding sequence ATGTTCGACGACGAGCCGATTTCCAACTTTGTGTTCACAAACGACGAGACGACGCAGACCTTCCACCACCAGTGGTTTGCCCAGGGCCAGTTGCACGAGTGTCCCACCTGCTACAGCTCCATCGACGCCGACGAGCCGCCCTCCCAGCATTGGCTCCGCGGAGGAGAAGGGTCCCAGGGACTGCAGCTCACCAAGCAGCAACAGGCCGTCCTGGACATCATCGAGGCCCGCCAGATCGAGACCTTCTTCTTCTGCGACGAGAGCTCCAAGGACAAGCTAGACCACTTCATGGGGGAGACCTGTGCCCGGGGAATCCCCGAGCTGCTTCGCTGGATGTTCCAGAACAACACCGTGGCCGTGGAGTTCAACCTGGCCTGCTACGTGAACGCCATGGACCAGGTGCTAATCTTCCAGAGCGGGTCCCTGAAGGTGGACCATTACTACGACGTGGACGAGTGCGTGGGAGTGGTCTACGAGATGCTGATGCAGAGGATCGAGAACTACCTGAACTGCAGCAGTGAGTTCGGCATGGCGGAGTGCAGCATCACCAGGCTGAAGGTCCAGGTCAAAAGGATTCGGGTGGATGCGGAGAGTCAGCCTGCGGAGTCCCCCTTCTTTGACCTGCCCCTGCAGCTTAAGCAGGAGGAGGGTCTGACCACCACTTCCAGTCCATCCACCAGCGAATCTGAGTTGGCTAGCCTGCGATCCGCCTACCTCAAGCACTTCCGCGAATGCAACGGCTACTTCCCGCCCAACATGCGGGTTAATCTCTACGGAGTGCAGCAGTGCAAGACCACCAAGGAGCTGTACGTGGTGCCCTACCACGTCAGCGAAACCCTGCAGCAGCTGCCCAACAAGAACTTCCTGATCCTGAACAACATCATGGGGCAGTTCCAGCGGCTCCACGAGCTCTCCACCCCCGTCAAGTCGATCGAAAGGGACCCCACCAGCTCGCCCCCGAAGGACCTGCACTGCCGAAGGTGCCGCGCACAGTTCTCGAGGAGCAGCAAACTGCACATCCACCAGAAGCTGCGCTGCGGCCAGGACTTCTCCGTGGACAGCATGCACGCGGACATCGTCGAGATCTACGAGCAGTGCCTGCCCATCTCGAGGAGCGTCTTCCAGCACGCCTGCTACGGCATCACCAAGCCCAAGACCGTGATGCGGAAGGGTCAGTTCGTGCCCATCGAGTGCGACTGGCGCAGCGAGAGCTCCGTGAAGGTGCAGCACGGCCCGTGTGTGGTCATTAGCAACGCCCAGCACAGCAGCCCCtgtaaattttattaa